The DNA window GGTTACTGTTCGAATATAGTCCTGTTGCAGCACATCTGACAGACTTCCTCTCACAAATCTTGCCGTATAAGCAATAAATGGGATTGCCAACACCGCAACAGGCATAATCAGATGTTGAATTCGATCGACAATTTGGGCCCAGAATCCATCAATCTGTTGCAATGATTCCATCTGGCTTGATGGAAGCCATGATAGTTTAATTGAAAACAATAAAATCCCCATTAAAGCAAGCCAAAAACCCGGCAATGAATAGAAAAAAAGACACAGAGAATTCAATATAAAATCAACCTTTGTTTTATACATTACTGCCATAATGATCCCGAGACTAATACCAACAATAAACTGGATGAGAAAAACCACTGCCGTTAATTGCAATGTATTAGGAATTGCCTCCGCAAAGATATGACTTACAGGTCTCTTATGAGTGAAAGAAATACCAAAATTCCCCTGTATGAATTCGGAAGCCCAACTTAAATACTGTTTCCATAAGGGAAGATCCAAACCCATCTGACGACGAATGTTCTCGACAGCTTTTGCTCCGATTTCCGGTTTAACATAAATCGAGGAAGGATCACCAGGAGCGAGATGAATAACCAAGAATGTTATTGTAAGAATTCCCCAAATGATCAATAATGAAAGCAATAATCGATTTATTAAAAATTTAACCATATTTACCATTTAAAAAACTGGTTCACTAGCTTTAATATTTCTAGAAAATTTAGGCTCTTTTGCAACTTTCTCAGCAAAATGACAAGCTACAAAATGATTATTTCCTATATTTCTCAGAAGTGGCTTTTCGTGACAACATCTCATTTCTGTCCATGGGCAGCGATCTGAAAAACTACACGCTTGGCTTCCTTTAGATTTTAGGAAAGAAGGGTCCAAATCATTTTTCGTATCATTGTATGCTTTATTAAATCTTGCAGATTCTATCAGCAACCTGGAATAAGGATGCATTAAATTGTGAATCGCTAAATTCGTATTTGATATTTCAACCAGATCACCTTTATACATTACTCCTATACGATCCGACATATTTAAAACCAAATTTATGTCATGTGAAATCAAAACCATTGTCATTTTAAATTTAAGTTGGAGATGCTTTAATAACTCAATGATTTTGTATTTTACTGATGCGTCCAGACTTGATGTAGGTTCATCTGCAATTAATAGTTTTGGCTTAACAGCCAAAGCCCGTGCGATTGAAACTCGCTGACGCTGACCTCCACTTAGTTGTTGAGGATATCTATTTTTGATTTCGACATCTAAGTGGACCAATTGGAGTAAGTCATCGACCCGTTTCCATAGTTCATTCTTACCACATTTCTCATATAATCGTATTGGTTCTGCAAGGCATGAAGCGATAGTCTGTCTTGGATTGAGAGCCAGAGAAGCATCTTGAAATATCATTTGAAATTTTCTACGATAATGGCGATAATGTTTTTCAGGAATTGCTAAAAGATCCTTCCCTTGATAAATCACACTCCCCCCGTCCGGTTTAACCAACCGTAACAAACAACGGCCAAGTGTTGTTTTACCGCTTCCGGATTCCCCCACAATGGCCATGCATTCACCATTATTTAGATGAAAAGATACATTATTCACAGCCGGCCTTTCCAAGGCCTTACTATTTTTAATTTTAGGATTTATTTGATATTCTTTTCTTAAGTTGATTACAGTAAAAAATATCTCTTGGTCATCCATTTCTCTCATCCATCAAATAAAATTATGAAAACAGCTATTTACCAATAGAGAACGAGTATATTCGGATTTTGGATTTTCTAGGATTGCCGTTTTCATCCCGACTTCTACAATTTCGCCATTGTGCATGATAACAATATCATTCGCCATTTCTGCCACAACTCCTATATCATGACTAATCAATAACAATCCAAAATTATATTGTTTTTGCAGGTCTTTGATTAATTCAAGAATTTGAATTTGTGTTGTTACATCAAGAGCTGTGGTGGGTTCATCTGCTATAATTAATTTTGGATTACAACTCAAAGCCATTGCAATCATAACTCTTTGTGCCATCCCCCCACTTAACTGGTGTGGATATGCATGATAAATTTTTTCAGG is part of the candidate division KSB1 bacterium genome and encodes:
- a CDS encoding ABC transporter permease — its product is MVNMVKFLINRLLLSLLIIWGILTITFLVIHLAPGDPSSIYVKPEIGAKAVENIRRQMGLDLPLWKQYLSWASEFIQGNFGISFTHKRPVSHIFAEAIPNTLQLTAVVFLIQFIVGISLGIIMAVMYKTKVDFILNSLCLFFYSLPGFWLALMGILLFSIKLSWLPSSQMESLQQIDGFWAQIVDRIQHLIMPVAVLAIPFIAYTARFVRGSLSDVLQQDYIRTVTAYGVNRYKILFKYALKNALLPLNTLIGVYLPFLLGGAVITEYIFSWPGLGRITVNAIFAHDYPIILASGFIAAVAVIVGNLISDLLYHRIDPRIKIAGHV
- a CDS encoding ABC transporter ATP-binding protein, whose amino-acid sequence is MDDQEIFFTVINLRKEYQINPKIKNSKALERPAVNNVSFHLNNGECMAIVGESGSGKTTLGRCLLRLVKPDGGSVIYQGKDLLAIPEKHYRHYRRKFQMIFQDASLALNPRQTIASCLAEPIRLYEKCGKNELWKRVDDLLQLVHLDVEIKNRYPQQLSGGQRQRVSIARALAVKPKLLIADEPTSSLDASVKYKIIELLKHLQLKFKMTMVLISHDINLVLNMSDRIGVMYKGDLVEISNTNLAIHNLMHPYSRLLIESARFNKAYNDTKNDLDPSFLKSKGSQACSFSDRCPWTEMRCCHEKPLLRNIGNNHFVACHFAEKVAKEPKFSRNIKASEPVF